Genomic window (Spirosoma sp. KCTC 42546):
CTTTTTAAAGGCCAGTCTATAGAACGAAAACGGGTTGCCTCAGAACTGCACGATAATCTGAATACCAAACTGGCGGCATTACGCTGGCGCATGGAAGCTTGGGATGTATCAGACTATAACGAGGAAGACCGTAAATTCTACGCCGGTTTAATTCAGATGCTCGAAGATGTGTATTCGGATGTTCGACAGATTTCCCATAACCTGCTACCCACAGAATTGCAAACACAGGGATTGGCTTCTGCTTTACAAACCTTAACGGATAAACTCAATTTTAACCCACACATGCAATTCAGTCTGGACAAAAGTGGCTTAAAAAAGCGCCCGGACTCTAAAATAGAATTTGAGTTATACCATGTAGTGTTGGAATTGATTAATAATAGTATCAAACATTCTCAGGCAGACCAGGTAGTGCTAAGTCTGACTCAAAATGCAAGAAAAATCCTTTTGTCGGTGAGTGATAATGGGGTAGGATTTACAATTGACCCGCAAGCCAACGGAATAGGCATGCGGAATATCCTTGCCCGAGTCGATACACTTGAGGGTACATGCAGGATCGAAAGCTCGCCCGGACATGGAACCCGGGTTGAGATTGAAGTCCCAGCCTAAATCCAGCGAATAAGCCTACTCCATCCTCCCCAGTGTAGGTAGTTTACGACGAGTCGACATGGACAGGATAAAGGCGAAACGCTAGTTCAATACACTACGTTAACCTACAAACTTCGGTTGTCCACTATCCAATTCAGGTTTTTCACAACATTTAGCCCACCCACTTCCGGCAGCACTGTACCTTGCAGTGGAATTATCCAACCTACCTCTTTTTTAAAGGCAAAAGCCCCAACCAAATCAGGAAGGGGCTTTTTGCATAAGTTGGGTAAGTACTCTTACGCATTAAGATGGGAACACCATTTCTTAGATGAAAGAGCCTTACTAAGGTCGAAAAAAAACGCCGAGTCCATCAGAATCAGTGTTTTTATATTTCCATCCACTTAAGTTATCTACAGTATGAAGCGGTTAGCTGCTGCACAACTTCAACATAACTTTGATCCAGCTCAGGTTCTCTATTTAATTGGTGATGTCAATTACTCTATGGTTCACCTGGTTAGTGGTAAGGCTATTTTATCCAGCAGAACACTAAAGTGGTATAGTGATCGGTGGCCTCATTTTATTCGTATTCACAAAGCCCACCTTATCAATCCCGATCAGGTTCATAGCTGTGTGGTGATTTCTTCAACGATAGCGCACCTAATTATGAACGACGGCGCTCGTCTTCCAATAGGTCGACGTCGAATTAGAGAGGTTATTGATCAATTAAGCAGTGATCTTCCAAAAAATTCCATAGTTGGCTATTACGCTGAATAAGCCTGACCAATTAGACAGATTCAGAGTAATAGGCAGGCCCTTTTGGCTGATCAATTTATTTAATGGGTAGCTGAATCATTGTTGACGTACCACTCCCAAGCTGAGTAGTAGGCAGTTGGCCGTTCCACTTCTTTATCCACTCCTGTTGCACCAGCAAAGGCGTTAACGTCTTTTGTTTCAGTTCATTGGCTCTGGCTTCCGCTTCTGCTTCAATAATTTTTGCGCGGGCAATCCCACTCGCTTTTGTCACAGCGATTTCGGCACTTGCTTTTTCTGCTGCCACCTGGTTATTCAAACGCAGGGCATTTTGTACAGCCGTATTCTTGGCATCAATCATAGCCTGTAATGATTCAGGTGGGGTCAGGTTTGAGGTAATGTTCTCGAATGAGAATCCATCGTCGGTCAATGATTTACGAAGTTTAGCCTCGACCTGTTCTTCAAAACCAACCCGGTTATTGACTAATGAATCGGGAGTAAACGTATTAGCTACATCACGGTAGGAGTTATATACAATTGTCCTCAGGATATTATTTTCAATGTCGGGAAGCTCCTTTCGATACTTTCGATATACGTTAGCACCTTGACCTTTAACCAGATGATAGTTTAATGTGGGGTCAATTTTGAACAGGGTACCTCCTTTGGCGCTAACAGTAAATGGGTCAAAATCTTTGGTCTGGGTAAACGTAGGATATTGTTCGATGAATGAAGTAAGCGGATTATAAAATATCCAGCCTGTTACATTTTCAATATCAGATGCCCCCCGGTCGGAGCCTATTTTGCTGACTTTAATACCTTCGTGACTGGCATCCACAGTGGTGCAACTTTTACTTAGTAAGAGTACTGCCAACAGGGCCACAACAGAATAGATTACAATCCGTAGTTTGCTCATTTTACGTTAAAGGGATTTTTAGTGAATGCTCTTGTCTTTAGAGAGACTACGATTACCCCAACCAGGAAGAAAAGTCCGGCAATATTGAGGTACGTGTTTTTCTGGTTAAGTAATGTAAAGCCAGCATCAACAGCGAGCATGAACAGTACTGCCCAGGCCAGAATAAGGAAAACTCGTTGAATACTCATCGATTAAGGAAATTGATTTTCTGCTGGCTAAGGTAATTACGGCCGTAGTTGTCAGGTAATTATTTTGTTTAAATGGACAAAATGGGCGTTTTTACTACCTTTTGTCTGTATGGGCTAATTCGTGTGGTAGTAATGATCCTTGTTCGTACACATCTATTTATTGTCAAACAGGCTCTCAACAAGGGGATTTGACACGATATGGACAGGTCATTTCGTCAACCCATTCGATCCATCTACATCGGTGGATTTGTCTGCAATTTTTCTAACATTTTCCGGCGATACAATTTTGACCATACCACTACCGTCCAGCTTAACTTTAAGCCTACCGCTGGAGGTCCAGTGAATTACGGTGGCCATGTAAAGACCCCGAAAGAATCCTTTCACGGTCTTTTCGACACTAACGCGGTCACCTGGGGAAATGACAGAATTCATAGGTGGTGGAGTTTTTGAATAGATCGCTCAATCAGACTCCTCAGTAAACACTTTACGAATCTGGTATACGCAGGCCATAAAGAGCATGATATTGATAAACAGGCCGAAATAATGACTTTTCGGATCATCTCGATACGTGGTCACTACATAGCAAATTGCCATCATACAGCCTACCCAAAAAATCACCTGAGCCCACTTCCATAAAGTCATTGTAATGTAATGATTAGTTGTTGAACATCGGGTTCCCCTGCTTTCTACTAAAGGCAGTACACAGAACTGTTTAATTACTGGCTAGTTCAGCGGATATCGCCTATTCCAGGCACTTTTGCAGGTGTCCTGCTCATACATCAAGGCGTACAAACTATCAGCAGGGCATTTTTTCTCTAGTACTAGTAAGGCCAACAAAGTAGTATGTGCCTTCACTTTCTAAATTCTCTAAAGGAAACTATTATCATTTCCCTGTCGTGCATTGCAGGCAAAAAATAGCTGATTCATCAGAAAAAATTACACGTAGCTCTTTTAGCTATATCCTCATAATGAATACCTTACATTAATAATCTTGCAAATAAGACATAAAACTTTAATTTATCAGGGAGGTTCTGGGGTGGCTTTTGTTATGTTTGAAAAGATAATTTATTCATATCTAGTTACTCCCAGTCTATGACATTGCCATCTCTACCTAAGAGCCTCTCGGATAAGTTAGTGTATTTGGTAGACGATGACGAGGAAGATGCTTTCCTCTTTGAGATGGCTATCCACGAAGTCATACCCTATTGCCGATTACGTATTTTCTATAATGGCCTAATTATGCTGGAAGTTATGGCCGACCCAGCCGCTAAACCTAATCTCATTTTTCTGGATATACAAATGCCTTATCCTGATGGATTAGAAGTATTGATGAATCTAAAAATCAATCGACAATGGGCTGATATTCCGGTTATTATGCTAACTGGAATTGAAGATGATGATAAAATCTCATTAGCCTATCAGCTCGGAGCACAATCAGTTATTAATAAGCCCGAGACTCACAGTCAACTTCTGGATATTGTCATAAATATTCGGGAATATTGGTTTAAGACCGTGCGCCTTCCTGGTCAGGCATAAACGGAATTACATGTTGTTCTAAATGCTGAAGTGATTGTAAATAGTCCTTAAGATCTTGTTCTGTTGCGAAGAGCTTAGGTTCTTTGATCGGTAATGTCAGCTTCAACGGCATTTTAACCAAATCACTATAAATTCCTATTGGCTTTAGCTCATAAACAGTAGTGGCTACTTTCAATTCGTAAGTGTCCAGTGGTTGATCAATCACGCTCATTTCCTCCAATCGACCATCAAAGAAGATACGTTCTATTTGAGCCTGAAAGTAAGGATAGGTAGGCCCTTTTTTATTTGCAAGGCGTTGGCCATGCTCTTGATTGACAAAAACAATATCCCCTACCTTGAATGGCAATTCAATAGGTGTAAACGTAATAGTCATAGTGGTAAGTTTTAGACAATAATACTGAGGAAATCCCTTGCTTACAACGCCCTAGCCTTAGTTTAACACAAGTGCTCTTTCAGGAAGGGAATCCTGCGTTTTACGCATCAACTCTGATAGCCCTACCTATTTTAATGCCACAAAGGGGATATGGACTGCGTAGTAGATAGTAGCGATTGCGGGCTCTGAATGGAGTCTACATTTGGTGTGGATAGAGTAGAAAGGCTGGCTCTACTAGAGTCAGCCTTTTTTTGTGTTACCTTCTGTAGCTTATACGTCCTATAGACTAAGCAAACGCTCTACCGATTAACCCGGTACTTGTTTGTGTTCGTGTAGTTCATTGAACCTGCCAGACAGGCTCGTGAACCACATATATGGGTATATGGGAAACGCTGACTCTTCTGGAGTCAGCGTTTTTTTGTGGCTATGTAACTTTTGGTAAAATTCTGAGTCTCAAGGATACATTACCCGTACACCCATATATACATTTGTAGCCCCTTCGTAATTGAGGGGGCTACTTGTTTTCGGTCCTATATACATCCAGGGGAATCTTAATTAAATCAGCTCTATAAGCCTATTTGCTGACGCATTCTACAAAGAGGTGAGTTAAAACTCGGTTCCATCAGCAATACTATCTGATTGTCCACTGCCTGCAACGTTATCTGTTAGTACATTGTAAGCTGGCATGGGCAATGATCAATGACACACAGACCCATAAGTATTATACTACACAGCCCACATTTCATCAATTCGTATAAGCAACAAAGCCCGATGGTGGTCGGGCTTTGTTGCTTAATTTAACCTTTCGGCTCTTACTGCATGGCAATCGTACGGCTGGTCTGTTGAACAGGCGTCGACAGATTTACTTGTTTCCGAATGCTGCCTTCACTCGATTTTACTTCCAGCTCATACTCTCCGTCGGCCAGTTGATCAACGTTCATCTTCATAGCATACCTGGCTTCTTTCTTGCCAATAGTTTGCTGATACAGCACCTCATTGTTTTTGTCGCGAAGCAATACTACGACTGGCGTTTCGGTTGATTTTTGGACAGCCACCCGGATTTCATGGTTGATCGTCACATACGCACTGGCATCGAACGAAAGCGTTTTAGGGGTTGTAGGGTTAATCAGGGAAGAAGCACTCAATAAAATAGAGGCTGCTAGTTTGCTCATTGGTAGTAACATGGTAGTAATGCGTTAACTGTTTTAAGATGTTGTTTACTGAGTTAATTTAGTAAGTCCAAAGCTCGTGCCAATTCAGTATATATACTGACAAACAGCAGGTTACCTCCTGTACTGATTTTTAGTAGTGTCCAGAACTGGAC
Coding sequences:
- a CDS encoding SPFH domain-containing protein, with product MSKLRIVIYSVVALLAVLLLSKSCTTVDASHEGIKVSKIGSDRGASDIENVTGWIFYNPLTSFIEQYPTFTQTKDFDPFTVSAKGGTLFKIDPTLNYHLVKGQGANVYRKYRKELPDIENNILRTIVYNSYRDVANTFTPDSLVNNRVGFEEQVEAKLRKSLTDDGFSFENITSNLTPPESLQAMIDAKNTAVQNALRLNNQVAAEKASAEIAVTKASGIARAKIIEAEAEARANELKQKTLTPLLVQQEWIKKWNGQLPTTQLGSGTSTMIQLPIK
- a CDS encoding response regulator, with translation MTLPSLPKSLSDKLVYLVDDDEEDAFLFEMAIHEVIPYCRLRIFYNGLIMLEVMADPAAKPNLIFLDIQMPYPDGLEVLMNLKINRQWADIPVIMLTGIEDDDKISLAYQLGAQSVINKPETHSQLLDIVINIREYWFKTVRLPGQA
- a CDS encoding LytTR family DNA-binding domain-containing protein, which translates into the protein MKRLAAAQLQHNFDPAQVLYLIGDVNYSMVHLVSGKAILSSRTLKWYSDRWPHFIRIHKAHLINPDQVHSCVVISSTIAHLIMNDGARLPIGRRRIREVIDQLSSDLPKNSIVGYYAE